Genomic DNA from Peribacillus sp. FSL H8-0477:
TAAACTGTTCCGGTGAAAATGTTTTAGTAGTTTTTGCAAAATATTGTTCGATCAACTTTTGCATTTCTTGATTCGTTGCATTCTGGATGCAGATTGACTTGTATTCTTTGTTTACACTAGCAGCCTCAGTTGTTTGAGCCCCAGTTCCTGTAAAGATTAGAGCAGCTGCTGCTGCAACAGTAATGATTACTTTTTTCATTTAAAATTCCTCCTTGTTTCTAGTAGCCTTGCCTCTGAAACTATCATAGCATGGCTTTTTCTGTAACATTTGGACCAAGAATTCCCTAGAAAACAAGAATAAAATCTTTCGCTTCTTCCTCTGAAAAATGAGGCGAGAAATCCGCTGTTTATCCAATTTTTATGTAAAAGTAGCTTGTTCAATAAATAATCTTGCCGATTGTCAATGGTAGTTGCCACCTATAGAAGAAATAAACAACCAGTATTCTAGTATTGACAACTCTTAAACTAGCTTTCTTATGTAACAGATTTTACGTATATATTACGACTATTAAAAATTATTAACGAGATAAATGAACATAAAAAAAAACACTTCGCGAAGGTTGTTCCGCAAAGTGTCATGCTTGATTAATGATGCTCTGAACTGTCGTGTTCACTCGAATCCTTGTCTTTCTCCATATTCTCCATTTGACTGTTGCCGCCATCTTCCGGGTCACTTGGCTTGCCGACGATAAATTCCTTTTTCGGCATACTGTGCATTCCGCGGGCAGTCACATGTGCGTATACATAATAAGTTCCCTCTTGGTCAAATGTTTTTTCTATTTTATAACTGCCATCCTTATTATGTTTGGCAGCTATCATTTCGTGCTGTTCATCTTTTGACCGCCATATTTCAAATTTCACTTCATCTGCATCCGCAACGGCTTCATCCCCTTGGCTGACCCTGGCATCAAACGTAATGGATTGATTTACCTCACTTTTATCAGGAGTTAGTGAAAGTTCAACTTCTAACAGCTTTGGAATTTCCGTTTCTTGGGTATCTTCTTTTCCACAGCCTGCGATAATGGCAGTTACTGCTAGCAGTATAAATAAAACTCGTTTCATCATCATCATTCCTCTTTCCTGCTCTATTAGCTTACACTCGGAAAAGACAGCCGTACGGTTGTACCTTTTCCTACTTCACTTTCAATTGTAGCTGTGCCTTTTTGAAGAACAACCATTTGCTTTACAATGGCTAAGCCTAATCCTGTTCCACCGTCATACCTGCTTCGTGCCTTATTTACTCGATAAAAACGGTCCATAACGTGCGGGATATCTTCTTTAGGAATCCCAACGCCTGAATCTTTAATCTTCAGGACTACCTGTTCACTCTCACTGGTTAGCTGGACATCGATTACACCGCCAGAAGGGGAATACTTCATTGCATTGTCCAATACATTATAAAGGATTTGCTTTAGCTGACTTTCATCCGCAATAATAATTGAATCTGGGTCAAGGGATAAGGAGAGGCTAAGTCCGCTTTCCTCCATCTTCAAAGAATACTGCTCAAAGAAATCTTCTAAAAATTGCGCTAAGGCAACGGGCACCTGATTAACAAGTTTTTCATTGTTCATTTTTGCTAAATCCATTAAGTTTGTAACAAGTTTTTCTAAACGATTGCTTTCAGACAAAATAAGCGTAAGGTATTTATCTTGATCTTCAGCTTTCACTACATCATCGAGAATGGCTTGCGTATAGCCGGTCACATAACTCAAGGGTGTTCTTAACTCGTGTGAAACGTTCTCAATGAATTCCCTTTTTTTCGCTTCTTCTTGATAAATGGAACTGGCCATTTCATTAAACGCTGCAGCGAGGTTTCCTATTTCATCTCTGCTGTTTACCTTCACTTTTATAGAATAATCACCATTTGATACTTTTTTGGCCGCTTCCTCTATTTCTTTTATCGGTTTATACAGCCGTTTTAGCCACTTTGTACCAAGAAAAATAGCAGCGATGACAAAGATAAGAGCCGCTGCCAGCCATTTATACGCAAACTCTTGTAAAACTTCTTTTATCGAATCGACTGTAACATATGTATAAATGATTCCCTCAAGTCTTCCCTCATCGACAAGCGGCGTAACCGCAGCGACTATTTTACGATTAAACCGTTCTTCATATTCCTCTTTTTGAATCACTTCTCCATTAATTAATTGCTGTCTTTCTTCCTCAGATATAAGGGAATCATAATCGATTTCGAAGGGTAGACAGGCACTTAACTCTCGAGGGTTGCTGACAATAAAAATTTCACTGTCTATTTTTGTATTTAACCATTCTATCTGCTCTTTATATGCTTCAGAAATTTCTCCGCCTTGATACTCTGCAGCAAGCTTGCCAGCAACTTCGACCATATTCGTCTTTAACTTTTCAACATATAAGTGCTTATAATAATACTGTGACAGGGAGTATGCAAATACGATGGAGAAAACAATAGTTATCAGAATCGTGATCCACAGTTTAAAGGATAGAGAAAAGAAATTACGCTTCATATTCTTCTTCAATCTTATAACCGATTCCCCAGACAGTTTGAATATAATCTGCACTTTTTAACTTCATCCGTAGTGTCTTAATATGCGTGTCAACCGTTCTCAAAGAACCTTCATAACTCACGCCCCAAACATGAGCAAGCAACTGTTCTCGGCTCAACGCCTGTTTTTTATTTGTGATGAGGTAAATCAGCAATTCGTACTCCTTTAATGTCAGATTAACTGCATTTCCTCCAATCGCTGCCGTTCTCGATCTTAAATTCATCTTAATTTTTCCTAAAGAAATGGTTTCATTTTCTCTTTGTTGTTTTTTCCCACTGCGGCGCAGGACTGCTTCGACCCTTGCCACTAGCTCGCCCGGATGAAAGGGTTTTACAACAAAGTCATCGGCGCCTAGTTTAAGTCCCTTTACTTTGTCCCATTCTGCGCCCTTAGCACTGACAAATATAACAGGAAGATCCCATTTTTGATGAATTTTTTCACATACAGTAAATCCATTGTCACCAGGCATCATAATATCTAAGAGAATCAAATCGACCTCATGTTTTTCCAATAAGGAAATGGCCTGCTTACCATCAGGTGCTTGGAGACAGTGATAGCCTGAATTAAGTAAATACATTTCCATCAAGGTCCGCATATTTTCTTCATCGTCAACGATCAAAACGGTACAATTCTTCATTTCCTCTACTCCCTAATCATCAATTGAAATGGACCCTTGCCAGTTTTTACAGTGGACAGCACCTTTCCTGATGTAGAATTGACTACATACAGTTCATTACTATCATAGCCTGCCACTAATAAATCACCATTAAATAGCTTCATTTCAAAGGGATTTGCTCCAATAATGGAACTTGCTGTCTGCTCATAGCTGTGATTGAATGTATAAATCATGCT
This window encodes:
- a CDS encoding sensor histidine kinase — encoded protein: MKRNFFSLSFKLWITILITIVFSIVFAYSLSQYYYKHLYVEKLKTNMVEVAGKLAAEYQGGEISEAYKEQIEWLNTKIDSEIFIVSNPRELSACLPFEIDYDSLISEEERQQLINGEVIQKEEYEERFNRKIVAAVTPLVDEGRLEGIIYTYVTVDSIKEVLQEFAYKWLAAALIFVIAAIFLGTKWLKRLYKPIKEIEEAAKKVSNGDYSIKVKVNSRDEIGNLAAAFNEMASSIYQEEAKKREFIENVSHELRTPLSYVTGYTQAILDDVVKAEDQDKYLTLILSESNRLEKLVTNLMDLAKMNNEKLVNQVPVALAQFLEDFFEQYSLKMEESGLSLSLSLDPDSIIIADESQLKQILYNVLDNAMKYSPSGGVIDVQLTSESEQVVLKIKDSGVGIPKEDIPHVMDRFYRVNKARSRYDGGTGLGLAIVKQMVVLQKGTATIESEVGKGTTVRLSFPSVS
- a CDS encoding response regulator transcription factor, whose protein sequence is MKNCTVLIVDDEENMRTLMEMYLLNSGYHCLQAPDGKQAISLLEKHEVDLILLDIMMPGDNGFTVCEKIHQKWDLPVIFVSAKGAEWDKVKGLKLGADDFVVKPFHPGELVARVEAVLRRSGKKQQRENETISLGKIKMNLRSRTAAIGGNAVNLTLKEYELLIYLITNKKQALSREQLLAHVWGVSYEGSLRTVDTHIKTLRMKLKSADYIQTVWGIGYKIEEEYEA
- a CDS encoding FixH family protein, coding for MMKRVLFILLAVTAIIAGCGKEDTQETEIPKLLEVELSLTPDKSEVNQSITFDARVSQGDEAVADADEVKFEIWRSKDEQHEMIAAKHNKDGSYKIEKTFDQEGTYYVYAHVTARGMHSMPKKEFIVGKPSDPEDGGNSQMENMEKDKDSSEHDSSEHH